DNA from Solanum stenotomum isolate F172 chromosome 3, ASM1918654v1, whole genome shotgun sequence:
TATTGGAGCAAATCAAAGTAAATCACGTATATGCAGAAAATGGGGAAGAGGAAGGAAATTAAGGGAAAagtacaaaattttattttttcttctttcatttaaCTAGAGAAGTCGGGAGAGACAGACAGATCATTTTTCTATTTGCCCCACTAAAAGTTCTCTCCCACTTCCTTTCTATTTTCCCTCTTTGTATTTTTCCCTTCCCTTCCAGTCTTTCCAGACACAGTAaagatattaagaaaatatgacATATATGAAAGGGGGAAAATTACCATTGCTACCATTTTCAGCTGATTTCAGAGATGTGCTAGAGATAAGACCCACATGATGGTCATTTTCATCTGTTTGGCCCAAAAGTGAAATATTGTTCACTGGTCCAGAAATTTTTTCAGTCTGAGTGATTTTTACGTCAAGGAAGGGTGCTTTCAAGGTTAAGAGCTCCATCTCCAAAGGAACCACATCTACTGAACTTGATTCCCTTTGTGATATTATATTGGTGTGATTATGAGGTCTATTTTCACCTTGTAGAACATCACTGGTTCCTTCTTCTTGGGGAACTACTTGTCGCTCTCCAGTTTCGGCATCAATGTTTGATGCAAAAGTTGTGGTCACTGGCTGGTGTCCAGCCCTTTCAGACTCTCGTACAGCAGTAACTGAGGGTGTtgaattcctttttttccttaaatttatgTCAGTTTCCGGAGACAGCTCATCATGGGAAGTTTCTGTAGAATTAGTTCTCGGTCTTTTCTTCCCAGTATGAGTGCCATTGTAAGAGTTGATCTTCTGACAACCACTTGTTCCATATATTTGAACAACGAAGTGCTGACCCTGAATATAGTGGAAAACCAAAAAGTCTCCCATTATTAGACCATGCTCTGATGAAAAGGTACGCCATCCTTGTCGAATTGCAAGCGAACCATTATGATTACATATTCCCACCCTCCATTGCTGTCCACTTGAGTCCTCCAGATAAGTTTCTTGATCAGTCAAGTGAGACACCAATCGAGCAAATCTGGGGGGAAAGTACTGAAAAGTTTGTACTTAGAATATGAATGGCTATAAAGTATAAACTAATATGTAACTCACACACCTAGGCTAATGAAATAAGTTACCCACCACACCATTGGAAGAGTTTGAATTGTACATTGAACATCCGCTTATcgtaaaaatttcaaaaaaaaattacaccaaTTTTGTCCTTTCATGTGGTCAATTTAAATTGCATAAAATAACATTTAGGAAAGTTAAAGCAACAAATGCACGCCAAATATttctaaagaaaagaaaagatagagTGTGGACCCTGCTAAAAGCATAATGGTGAGAAACCAAACTGAAACTACAACAAAGCTTCTTAGAAATTGCAGCTACCGCCTACCTTATAAAGGACTGTAAGAATATTTTTCGCTCAGAAACTTCATAGCTTTTTCTTAgagtaaattatttttccattacTTAGGAGGGTTGGGAAGGGGAAAGAGGATAGTGAGAATCGAACTCACACTTGTATGAGAGTCCCCCTCTTTTAATCATAACACCCTCGATCTTTCTCCAACTAACCTCTTGGGCTATGGCCAAATCAGTTAGCTCCCTTTTCAACCCCTCTTTCCTCTCCTTCTTCTCCCTCTAACACCCTTCTCACTTCTGCCATTGCTTATTCCCTACTTCATTTATAATCTCTCTcattttcacccctaccctcccAAACACCTCTTTATTCCAcaacattatattttttaaccAATTTCAACTTTTGGCAAGCCTATAAAAAAACCTCCCATCCACCATAATTCCACCACCAAGCAGTCACTCTATCCCCAAAATATATCACACTTAGCCACATGTTCTCAAATCTAAAAGCAGATCTTGTCTATCTTCTTCTACTTCCATACAACCTGATAGGTGAATGGTCTGATAACCTTCGCAGAAGAGGAATCTGGATCACGTTGGGAGCCAACTCCTCCAAAGAAGTAGACACTAGGAATCTGTCTACTCTTGATCTAGATACTGGGTCCTCCGACCTAAACCAAGTGAAAGAGGCACGTGTTAAAGGAAAATAATAGGAAAAAGGTTATCAATAACACCAAAACTTCTGGTATTAAAAATCCACCTAACACCCAAGGCATATACCACCTCCACATCTCAACTCTTAACTCCTCCCAAAAAGACTTCTTGGACCCTCCTTATAGGTCCATAGATACCCCCGAATCCCCACTCAATTCCATTGCTAATGAATCTATACTGCATCCCTAACACAAACCCCCTATTGTTAACCTCCACATACTCCACCTTCTATCATCCCAAGGAATGAGTATTCCTCCCAAAATTCCCCGGCTGAAATACAGTCATACTTCACTCAACCTCCCCCNccccccccccccccccccaccaccACCCTCCCTTTCCTAATAATGCTATTTGTAAAGGTCTCcaaaaaatattcttgaaaaCATATCACATCTACCCCTCATCCTCTCAACCTACTTTAATGATGTCCCTTTTGTTGGGGTCATTCATTCCCTTACATTGCAACTAATAATTTTACAATCCATCAACACATTATTCCCCCTCCTCTTTCTTCATGTTCACCGCCCACCTCCTTGTTTCATCTTTGGTACACCACAATCATACCTCCACCATTATGTGCCTCAATTGGTAACCTCTTTTCTCCACCAATCCAATTTCACTCAAACTTCATCCCCTCTCGCCTCATAATCTATACAACTCAACAGATCAACTACTTTCTGGTAACACAACAACCCCTTTGGCACTAGAAGCAAAAGAACCAGACCTGAAACAGGACTGTCCAACGTCCCTTGGTCAAAGGAAATCCTCCCTCCCCTCCCCCGACCaccagaagaagaagaaaaggtcCAGGTATTATAGACACGACCAGCAGCTTCGTGGGGGGACTCTTTCCTTCAAAAGTAGTCCCCCAATCCCATATCTGgctaattattaaaatattcatcAGACTAAAAAAGGACATCAATTATGTAGCATTACAGGACCAAATAACTGACGTATCTGATTTCAAGGTTCTATtagttttttctattattttctctaagcacgaaatatttcattttggaATTTTAACATCATTGAAGACTGACTTGCATCTTTTGTTGATCAGTTTTAGGAGTATATTTAATGAACTTAAAAGAACTCTTCTATCTTTTGATCAGTTCTTGAGAAGTTATTCCCCTGATTCACACTTGACAGAGAAACAACTAATCCAGTATTCCAGTGTTAAACAAGAAGGTTCAGAATTCTTCgattgttggcaatttggacaggCTGTTTGGtctcttttttcaaaatttcaacaatgCAGATCGGGATCATTTGAAAGTGTAaggaatataatttttcataacGAGCTCAAGTGGCTGTAAAGACATTTGAAATGTTATATATGCCGCAGACTCAAGCCGGTGATTGAAGGATGATGAGACAGATTTATCCCATTCCAGAATTGAATGGGCCTTCCCCCTTAATCCCTTATGACTAGCTTGAAAGCTTCGTCTTATTTCTCTGTCAATAGATCTACATAAGGTTGTAATGCTTCAGAAGATTTAAATGTAACATTAGCAGGTAGGCACGGTACTCAAGTATTGGAAGAATTTACATGGATCACAAGTTGAAGTTGGTCTTGTCTAGTCATAGTTTGAACGTCTTTCTGTTTAAGCATCACTAGGTGAAGGGGGGAAAGACTGAATTTATTGATAGAGATTCCAGCCAAGAAGGGTCATCTCTCTAATGTTCCTATTCCTTTCGTTTTTATCCTATTCTATAGGCAGTGTAATCTCTACGAAGTTTGAAACACAAAAATGTTAAGATTGACAGAACTCATTCGACAATTCAAATGAGATTATAAAGTTGTCTTTATCCAAAACCAACGCTTAGCTTAGGCTTTGTCCAGGGATTGTGGTTCAAAATGCAGGCAATCCAAATATCTAGGCTGAGTTTTTAACAGAATGATATGATAGACGAAGCTGTAATACCCATACTAAAACAGAGTGTTATATAACTGCAGATGTTAAAATGGGTGTGGTGTTACGCAAGATTGGATAAGGTTAGAGATTACCACATCAGACAAACTATGCAAGCCGCGCACATGAAAGATATAACGAGAGAAGGTCGTCTGAGATGTTTTGGCCATGTCCGACATGGTATTCTAAGTAGATAGCTCCATAGGTGCGATAGTGTACTAATTATATGTGCTAAAAAGAAATGAGGCAAGCCTAGaactataaaaagaaagaaagtttctCCAAATTAACCTCAAAAAGACAAGCTAATGGATGTAAAAggtagatttaaaaaaatacaagaacaAATTGAGCAAATATTGTTATTAAAACCAATGCTTtctttaagaaattttaaactcaaaaagaaaaaagaaagaaaaaacacgTGTAAGATCATATTATACCAGAATTTTGGAGAAGCGCTTGTCGATCATGACTTTGAAGAAAGAGTTAACAATTGGTGAGGGATCCCTTTGTCCATGTATCAACATGCACGTGCGGGTGCACATTTCACATGCTTCATTGTGGTGAACCATCTCTCTTCTCCTGACAAAGTTGTCTTTCGACAATTTCTCCCCCCTACATAGAGCAATTACAACATTCATGTAAATATTGGTTAGAGATAGCACATTGGGATGCCACAAATTTGTTCAGAGGCCACTAAATTGAAAAATGGCATGCTAACATTGCAAATGTAATTTAACAAGTTTGTACTGTAAGGAGGAGTACGGATATGGTTTTCGACATGGACATGTGCTTCTCGATTTACAGAAACAAGAAAATGTGTATGATACAAAACGTAATATTCAATACCTATTCAAAGATTTCATCTTTTTCACTAGTTCGTAACTCTATTTACTAGCCCTAGCTTCTTATAGCAACTCAAAGTAATCATCTCTACAATAGAATAGGCAATTTAGTATCGAGAATAGAAGTGAAACTAAAGAGGGACAAAAATTTCCATACCTGCGTTAATGGCGAGAACCGCGTAGCTGCGCTTAAGTTGGCAGAAGCTGCCGTGAATAAGCTTCGGtttgtaatttgaagttttgGAAAAGGTTAAATATTTACCCTCGCACGGTTAGAAATAAAATGTTCCAACTTGAGAAGATCTATTTTTGAGGGGACACTGTGTATTCGgggatttgatttttttctttttatttcattctacttttatctatgtttttttttttataattattaatttatgcttttgatattaattgttatttttgagtacatgttttaaattctgttgtttatgtttctacaAAGCTATTAACTTCGATTATATTGAACATATACACATATAGTAGGTATATTCattgtacaaaaaataattattgtactCAGTTCCaagaattcatgttttgatattttatataaattctaCAACTTAAAAGTACTtacatattatctatttttacatAGATATGAAGTTTCTCACTTGTCAATTGGATAAATTCATTTTGCAAGTTCAAAAGTTATAATTGCTTTCATGTTCAagtgtaatttcttttttgaatttgtaaacaaatttttaaatttttttcagaGATATATATCACAATTGTATAATCTATGCAACTTAAACGTGTTCTTTTTCTTACGAAATgcctttgtatatatatatattcttattttcttctttatctttttaatgCTGATTAAAGAACCaatgatttattatttcctGAACAATTCATTCATTAAAGGTTCTTGAGTTATGTGATAATGacaaataatcaaattcatgttggaatattgctaatatttttttaagaacttattttttccattatttttaatgtatggATATTAGTAAAAGATTATTTGCAAGTtcaatgaaattattatttatgaccGCGCGAAGCGCAGCGCGGGCAAATTACCtagtttaaatatatttctGGTTATATTCAGAGCACTAAAacaatagttttaaaaaaagttaaacttaaatcatttttaagttaaaaaataaaaaagtagagTAGCATCTATTTTCAACTATGTTTTACTAAgtcattttaaagttatttttaacttgtCAAACActccaaaagttaaaaataacttaaaagtaggtttgaccaacttttaagtcaatctaAATTGATGTTTGGATGGGCTGAGAAAAGTAGTTGTTAAAtgttaagtcaaaaaataaaaagtagggagcctcttattttttgtttttaacttcttctttttaaagtcatttttaacttattttaaattatttttaactttactAAACACTTTCAAtagctaaaaataaattaaaagtatgttagttaaaaaatatacaattttacTATATGTTTAGTCTAAGAGCTCGTTTGGAttggattaaaaagaaaagcttttaaatcaaaaagtaaaaaatcaaacttaaatgatttttaagtcaaaaaataaaaagtaggggagacctacttttaattttttaactttcttttaagtcatttttaacttatttaaattattttaacattgtcaaacacttccaaaagctacaaatgacttaaatagGTTTTATTATACTCATTTCATAATATTTTGACATAGATTTATGGGATatgggtctgaaaaataccccaactttggtcggatttgctgttgcgatactaaactttcatgaggacctattacctccctagactatttaatatcgtattttttaccccccctgaactatttaatagtgtattttaaaggtatatatatgtccacgtggacacattactatttataattttgcattattttttatg
Protein-coding regions in this window:
- the LOC125860688 gene encoding B3 domain-containing protein Os02g0598200-like, translated to MVHHNEACEMCTRTCMLIHGQRDPSPIVNSFFKVMIDKRFSKILYFPPRFARLVSHLTDQETYLEDSSGQQWRVGICNHNGSLAIRQGWRTFSSEHGLIMGDFLVFHYIQGQHFVVQIYGTSGCQKINSYNGTHTGKKRPRTNSTETSHDELSPETDINLRKKRNSTPSVTAVRESERAGHQPVTTTFASNIDAETGERQVVPQEEGTSDVLQGENRPHNHTNIISQRESSSVDVVPLEMELLTLKAPFLDVKITQTEKISGPVNNISLLGQTDENDHHVGLISSTSLKSAENGSNAKETRVDKLELKEMEAKTRCPSKKLNGKEPKITGKDGQGCYPEAVIGNNIAIKSEPADSGDTSFPDAGNFSCSLPVDGRNFLELPQSWPQVIVGRRKMGKIIIYLKGPDNRRWPVIYHENFGSKILAGNWELFAAVYGLKPGDECLFQLSNQSKRMFTVHVAHKVDVTQTTLS